From one Neorhizobium galegae genomic stretch:
- a CDS encoding TRAP transporter small permease, with product MSASQEIHTQVTPEELAHTFDEAPAEADLSTYAFEDWITLALFWLMTGCVFLQFFTRYVLNNSYAWTEEIAVNCLIGVVFLGAVMCVRTSRHIQVDVLYHYLPARLTRVMATAVDLIRIGFFLYGSWLMWRYMEIVADEEMVTVQLPRNIVFYSVLAAFVLMLLRSIQVFIANMRRGYSVLERPEAFQSVED from the coding sequence ATGTCAGCGTCGCAGGAAATTCATACCCAGGTCACGCCTGAAGAACTTGCCCATACATTCGACGAGGCGCCGGCCGAGGCCGATCTCAGCACCTATGCCTTCGAGGACTGGATCACCTTGGCCCTTTTCTGGCTGATGACGGGTTGCGTCTTCCTCCAGTTCTTCACGCGCTACGTCCTCAACAACAGTTATGCCTGGACAGAGGAAATCGCCGTCAACTGCCTGATCGGCGTGGTGTTTCTGGGCGCCGTGATGTGCGTGCGCACATCACGGCATATCCAGGTGGATGTCCTCTATCATTATCTGCCCGCCCGCCTGACCCGCGTGATGGCGACGGCGGTGGATCTCATCCGCATCGGCTTCTTCCTCTACGGATCATGGCTGATGTGGCGTTACATGGAGATCGTGGCGGACGAGGAGATGGTGACGGTGCAACTGCCGCGTAACATCGTCTTCTATTCCGTGCTTGCCGCCTTCGTGCTGATGCTGCTGCGCTCGATCCAGGTCTTCATCGCCAACATGCGCCGGGGTTACTCCGTTCTGGAGCGACCGGAAGCTTTCCAGAGCGTGGAGGACTGA